The following coding sequences lie in one Chitinophagaceae bacterium genomic window:
- a CDS encoding OsmC family protein, whose product MHLTTAHIKKDHFKTHVQAGENSIIADEPADEGGAEMGFSPDELLLAALGSCTTITLRMYADRKGWALDEVKVHMTFERDKVKNTTHILRTVELKGALSEEQKKRLMVIADKCPTHQILTHEITIESKIV is encoded by the coding sequence ATGCATCTCACAACAGCTCACATCAAAAAAGATCATTTTAAAACACATGTACAGGCAGGTGAAAATTCAATTATTGCGGACGAGCCTGCAGATGAAGGTGGAGCAGAAATGGGTTTTTCTCCTGATGAATTGTTACTCGCAGCTTTGGGCTCCTGCACTACCATTACTTTGCGAATGTATGCCGACAGAAAGGGTTGGGCACTCGACGAAGTAAAAGTTCACATGACGTTTGAAAGAGATAAAGTCAAAAACACAACACACATTCTCAGGACTGTTGAGTTAAAAGGTGCGCTTTCTGAAGAACAAAAGAAAAGACTCATGGTGATTGCAGATAAATGTCCAACGCATCAGATTCTTACCCATGAGATTACTATTGAAAGCAAAATTGTTTAG
- a CDS encoding YceI family protein has translation MSTVKWTLDTAHSQMQFKVRHMMLTTVTGEFKEFEVNAETEGIDFSTAKISASANIASVTSGSEQRDTHLKSDDFFNAEKFPKLSFESTSLVHAGDDHWILQGDLTIRDITKPVSFDVLYMGMIDDPWGNKKVGFEVNGKVKRKEFGLMWDVVTEAGGVVVSEDVRIHCNMQFTKPK, from the coding sequence ATGTCAACTGTAAAATGGACGCTGGATACTGCACATTCGCAGATGCAGTTTAAAGTAAGACACATGATGCTCACCACTGTAACGGGTGAGTTTAAAGAATTTGAAGTGAACGCGGAAACAGAAGGAATTGATTTTTCTACCGCAAAAATCAGTGCATCGGCAAATATTGCTTCCGTTACTTCCGGCAGCGAACAGCGCGATACACACCTGAAATCAGATGATTTTTTTAATGCTGAAAAATTCCCCAAGCTCTCTTTTGAAAGCACATCTCTCGTGCATGCAGGTGATGACCATTGGATTCTGCAAGGCGATCTTACGATCCGCGATATTACCAAACCGGTTTCTTTCGATGTGCTCTACATGGGAATGATTGATGATCCATGGGGAAATAAGAAAGTGGGATTTGAAGTGAACGGAAAAGTAAAACGCAAAGAATTCGGATTGATGTGGGATGTGGTTACGGAAGCCGGTGGTGTAGTGGTAAGTGAAGATGTTCGCATCCATTGCAATATGCAGTTTACGAAACCGAAGTAG